In Cryptomeria japonica chromosome 5, Sugi_1.0, whole genome shotgun sequence, the genomic window ttttaggtttttagaaaaagaaattatATCACAtaaatctacatacaattattttaaagataaaaaaaaactatgaaattttcatcaaattatggtggtcatacagCCGATGTTTTTAAAatgtactttattgtcagttaaaaattaatagaaaaatatacatttaataaaaaaataagaaaaaaattctcATAAGTATTTTCTATCTTAGGTATCGTTTCCCAAAaggatttgaaaaaattaatttatttgcgTCAAAAAATGGTCCTAAAACAAGCATATTGAAAAAGttgtttttaaacatgcctactaaaaagaattttctaccatgtgggtattaaaataaattacatatttaaaaagaagactctgagcactacattttctaatACTAAAGTTTTTTGAGGTTCATTCTCTAAGTAccccaaattttgacatcaatcaacataaagtttgaaaaacagagaaaaaacttccacttttttcCCAAAAGTGGTACTCAACTTCTTCCAGACACCCTAAAACCAACTTTAACATTTGAGTAAGCACTAGAAATCACAAGGGAAAACAAGGCCACACAACATCATATAATAACTACTTGCATCAAGGAGGTATGCACAAGAAATGAATACGCATGCTTCACACAATTATGAattcctaagagagagagagagagagagagagagagagagagagagagagagagaggatacatCTAAAATCTCCAAGGCACTAATGAACTTTCGCAATCATAAATCCTGAAGGACAAgcacaagaaaataaataaatactataaCGCACCACACAAGACTAAGGGAAACAACCTTAactagagatcctagtgtttgcaacacgGGCTCTAATACTAGATGTAACACCTGCCAAAAAAACCCAGAGGACAATGCTAACTAACTAACCAACTAAACATTTGagagatattttatttttaaagatacaacattaaattaaattaatatgattAGATAACACTAATGCACATGAAGAGATAAATACATAATATCCATGGTATACATAATGAATCAATGCAACCTCATCTCATAAGTAAAGAtctcattaattgaaatagaactTCCATAAGACCTCAATCAACAAAGGGGTCAAGTATTAAATTGACAACATATGCACAACCACGGATTCATAATCATCAAATAATATAATTTTGTTTATGATGACCAATCGAAATCCAAATATCCATACATAAATTGGATCAAAATTGAATTATATATACACTTAAAACCTTCTTATTCTTTCCATTCAAGTATACCAATGAAGACACTTCTAAAACAATGCAAATGAAAAACTAACCACAAAGCATAAGAAAGAATCAGAAATCATGAAAAAAAAATAGGAATAAGACCCTACAAACCCCCAAAATATTAATTAACCAAGAACAAACCCCTGACAAGCCTCTAGAAGTCATTTGAAATCAAACAGGGTCCATAACCCAACCTAAAAAACAACAATTGTGAAACTAAACTTTCATAACATCTTTCAACACTTATGAACCATAAAATAGTACATATGAAACATAAAATGGAACTTTACACTCCCTTTCTACACTTTGTGATAGAAGAAGGACTAGGACCCAGGGTCAACTTTGGGCTCAAATCCCTACAAAACAAAAACTAAATTTGTAAAAAAAACTCAAACCCATTTGAGAGGGGTAATTTTCCAACacaaaaatgtaattttttcataCCCAATCTGAATAAAAAAATTCCAAGAAGAAAAACTCTAAAAAACAGTCCAAAATTAAGCAATATAGAGAGCACCCATTCTAATATACTATCAATCTAACAACAATAAATGCAATATCTTTATAGAATGAAAACATGACATCAAAGAAATAAAGAATACAATATTTTAAAAGATAAAACTCAATCCAACTCATAAAATAAAGCGAGCATAAGAATCTAACCTAGAAATTAAAGCAAAATGGACTATGAGCACAAAGAATGAGCAAACCCCCACACGAACAACAACTCCAAACAaacaataactaaaaatgaattagAAAGCCTCCAAAATTTAATTCAAAATGTaagaaatcctcaaaataaattcattaaaagtCCCTTACAAATCTTCATGAATTTTCCTTTCAAATCCTTATTAAAATTCACTTTGAAACACATGCAGATCGAAAAACCCTTTCCAAAGGTCCGTATTTTTTAAAAAGACACCCACAAAAGAACCTTTAGAATTACCCAAAACCACTCTCCATTCATTCCCAAAAGACACTCGAATGTAAAACAAGACTTTCCTCTTGCACTAAGGAACAAATTAGCAACGCGCAATTTGAACAAGAGTTCACTCAAATCAAATAAatgaaatatcaatttaattaaattagtaatTAACATCTCCcttaaataaatgtaaattaatAACTACCACATTTAATACAAATGATAAATAATATAATCCCTAAAACACACtccataaaataatatataaataatataatatgagACTCACTTAATAAACCCCTACATAATAAATCATTCCTACCTAAGGTACATATTATATTCTATTTATTATTTAATACAACTACATATAAGACCAAAACCATCAAAGAgattaaataaaatacaatatacataAAATTACTGAAATCCTAACAGGATGACTCTAGACCAAGAACAATAGAACTCACATAGGACACTGACTATAGTTAAGATGTAGTGGGGCCTTAGTGTCACCTCTGATGAACTGCCATTAGGATTAAAGGTACACTTAGACCTGTGAAACTAGATGGAGTTGATGCCTAGTACCTACATCTTGCATAATACCAAATGTCTATACACAACATAAATTTAACCATAAAATAAACaagcaagtgaaagagaatcacaacatcacacaCTGCTCAtatataacataataattaatatcAACATCATCCACATCTAATGTAATCATGAAGTAAGGGTTAGCAAATGACAAGtcatcaaaattaataaatataaatccCCCATCTACTAGATAATGGATAAACACTAGTTAATCAAACATAAACCCTAACATCATAGTTAGTCTAGCGTATAGAATcaaaatcatcatagtaatcataatgaatctactaatatcaaagagaatatcaatataGAGAGTAAAAAATGAGAAACAAAGCATATCAGGGGTTTATCAAGAGTCCACCATTATTTGACATAACCCATCATAAAGGATGAATCATGGAAGGGCACTACAAATTGTCTCTAGAGAGACAATAGTTGGAATTAAAGACAAATAGTCTCCATAGAGAGAGTATGTCTTCTAGCTCAACTATTATCTCTAGGGAGACAATAATTCTTGTGTTCTATATTGTCTTTATACAAACAATAATAATATGTGTGTTCTACATTATCTTTATAGAGACAACTTTTTAAGACAATAATTTGAGGCATTCGCTTAAAGACAATATTTAAGACCATTTACAAAATTTTCCTTTTGCCTCAAGTTAAGACAATTCACTCAAAAATTGTCTTAAAACCCCCCTCTATGTAGTATTGAGGGATCCTTGATAGAGTGCTCTAGATGATTGTTCTCATCATCTTCTAAAACATAACCTACAAATTTCATTACTTGGGTAAGATAAAAGCTCAAAGCTCAAAGCTTAGTTTATAAAATGTGGACATCTATTTATCACTTTCTTTTTGGTTAGGATGAGGTGTAAAATCAATATTCACTATTTGACCATTGAGTCACTTGATGtttatttaaaaacaatttaaaaaatcaGCTTCTAGATGTTTTACTAACTTAAGATTTTTTTTAGGCTACTTAACAATTGATTTTTTTATGGAATGTTTATTtccattatttaattatatatatattttttatttttatgaataaatGTAATCTATCATTTATTAAAAAAgagtaatattaaatatttaaaaagaaaagTGGGTGGATTTGAAATAACAATTTGAAGAGTCCATAGGAATCTCTTGACTATATCTTGATATGAAAAATAACCATATGAATAAATTGATTGTGTTGTACAACATCATGAGATGAGACAGCATATACTGCTGCCGCCAAATTTATTCTTTTCATTGAGATGAGACACCATATACTGCTCCATCTGTTCTTTATAGCTTACGGTCTTCACGTTTACTCATTGGAACTTTCTGTGAAATAGTTACATTTTTTAGTTTGACAAACATGGGGCGCTGAGTCGCCAATGCTTCTATGGGTCAGTTTTAGCCTTTAGTGGGCATTACAATATTCATGTTATTTATGTAGACTTTGAAAAAGAGGCTTCTCTCGTCATCGATGTTATCTTATCTTACTAGCAAGCAGAAGATAATGTTGTTATTTCCCTTGACTAAATCTGCCATAAACAGCGTTTTGATAGGGTCATTCGATTGAGGCCCAGATTTCCTCTATAAATACAGAGCACAACTCCTCGAGTAGTACATATAAGCATTGTTCTCTATATCTACATTGAATTGTAACGCTATGAAGAATACTAGTGCTTTGAAATACTTAGGAATATTGCTTGTATGCCTCTTGTTTGTAAGGCCTTCTGTGGGTAGTTATTTTAGTGTATGGGCAGGTTCTGGGTGTAGTAACCAGGCTGCTACTTACAGTAACTGTGGGTGCACTAATGTAGCCAGCGATTTGCATGGAGGATATCAGTTTGTATACCAAGGACAAACTGCTGCTGCTTATAATGCTGCTAATTGTGATGGCGTAGCACATACTCGCTTTACTAGCAGTGTTAGCGGCTGCACCGCGTTTGGCTGGAACAGCTTCTTCATTCAGTGCTGATAACGGTGCCTTCTGAGTCTTTGTTCGTCTCTATGGTAGGATGAGTTGTGTTAGGATTTATATCTTGTCTTTATGATTTGTATCTGGGGTATTGTGTAAAATTAGGGTTAAAATGTTTCCGGTGTGGTAGTTTGATAGTATGAATAAAGAGACGTTATCTGTGTTTGGCTGTGTCTATTAATGGAGTTATGGGACAATTTGTGACTGGTTGTTATGAATTGTATCTTCGCTAGTTTGTTTTATTTACTTAAGATTCGCTGAGAATTTGTATTTGCCCCTTATGATTGAGGGATAATTTTCGGGGTTCAAATTGTGGAAAATTTATATCTCGAGAAGCCATTTACAACTATATATGTAAAGAATAAAAGTTGGTCTTGAGGTCTTGTTATGAGGAACTTATTAGATGAATCATAGATAATTGTGGAGATTAAAATAATTATCCTCAAAGAGGGCTAGATAATTGCATTAAATCAATAACGGAGATTAAAAGATCATCCAAGAAACCTAGATCGTTATGTTTGTAATGAATATGCCGTTATGATGAGAAGCCTTGTCATTATTCAATAAAGTCACAATTCTAACATATAGAAGAGATATATAAATTGTTCGTTCAATGATTCAACTGAAAATTATgataacataaaatatttaatttgacaTATTTGTCACATGTAATTAGATTGAAGTTTTATTAAATTGACTTTGAGCAATATCTAGATTCATATGGTAGATCAAAGTAGATTTATTTGTGAATGTCTTATTGCATGGATCAAAATTGACATGATGTATATTTTTATAAAATCATTGGACTAGATAAATTAGGTAGACATATTTCTCTTTGTAAAAGATTTTTGGGTCTTTAACTAAACAACATGCTAAAATAATCTTGAACGCAATGATAGAGAATATTTCCAAGTTCAATTTATACACCCTCAAAATTGTCAACAAAAAAACATTCATGGAAAAAATGATATAGAAAGATGGTGATTGCAAAGATGTTATCACGATGATATAGTATTAAGATGATGATTAGAAGCATGTTGATGAAATAGATATGGTCTCAATGTCCTATGCATGTCACAAGTTATTTTTCTCTCTTGTTGTTCTTGAGTGAGAAAATGGTGCTAcgaggttgttttggttgttgcatATTGATGAAGTGTGTGAATGTGGGAAAGTGTGTTGAAGAATGTTTGGAAGAATTATTTACTTTTCTCTACAATTGATGACATATTCTTGTGGTTTTGAATTAAAACTTATATTTTCTATGGACACTGCACTCTTATCATTTTAGGTCCCTAGTTTTACAACTGGTGTTTTCAGTAAAGGCAGTATGTTGGTAGGCTGGTGCTTTGTTAGGACTAGTCTAGAAAATGCTTTGCATTAGTAAATATATTGTTGTAGATTAGTGGATATTATTATAATGTTTCTGTAGTGTCTTTGTTCAGGTTTTAGGTGACAAAATGTTCTgcaattatttttgtcaatttttttctcTCATGACTATGTTTCCTAGCCCTCTTGGCATGAAGAGATGTGTATTAGTATGGTTGTTCTAGCTTTATTTGGCATGTCAATGTGTAATAATTTTCTTGAAATGTTGTTTGATGTTGATCAAATGTCTCTATGTTGTTTACATGGTAGttgtttatctttttggtgacacaTATTGTATATTGTTGGTTTTCATGGTGATTTATGGTTATCTAGTCGATTGGGTCCATTCTCTTACTTGTGTTATGTATTTGGGGATATGGACTATCATTGAAAGATGTGATGAAGTGTATTTGGGTTCTAATATGCCTTGTGAGGATCCATAAATTTAGTAAATtcatttggaagatgtgttttttgGCTGACTAGTTATATGCTACACATTACATCTATGCCTTACCCTATTTCTGACTCCAGTGTGATTGATATTTGGCATCACTTGGAATTATGTGTTAATATTCTTTAGGGTCTCTCTATCTCTTAGACTAGACCACTTTCACTGTAATTGTGTTTTGAGGCTTACATGTTGGGGTTATTCCTTTTCCCTTGTTCTAACCAACCTCATTAGAGTTTTGTAATAATGTGGATGGTGTATAtagatgataaaattaattatgaGTGGTCTTTTATGGATTATAAAAGATGTAAATGTGAAGCAATAAGAGTGTGTGTTGAAAAAATTGGTGATGAACTATCAAATGGTTGCTTAAGGCAGTGTGTCAAAGTAGCTACTTATTGAGGAGATTGTCAAAtgctttgatgttgaaggcttATTCACTATAATTAAAAGTATACTTTGTCTCTTTCTTTGTGGTAGTGAGCCTTTTCCTACAGGTCCTATTTGTATCTTACTCTATGGAAATGATCTCCAGTCCCAAGTCTATTCTAGAAGAAATGATATTCGTTAAGTAGTGAGCCTTAAAAAAGATGTAATTTTTGTTCATATATTATGAGATAcctttcaccatggtttttcccttcttgtttTTTCCTTTTAAATCTAGAGTTTTCTTGTGCACGTGTGTTCATTTCTTTATTTTACAAAACTTTATTTTTCTCTCATTTTGAGGAGTTTTCTCCCACTATTTTTTCTCCGTTTTTCCATTTGTGAGAGTTGTATTGGTTTGTAAATATGTAACTAATAATGCCTTGTTGTTAGGACACATTCATTCTTACAAtttgcattcatcattagctcTTTAGTGTATCCATAAGTTAATCTTAAGTGGGGGCATTGGAGTAATTAggcattatctaattatttaattaattaggtcctttaaatAATGTTCACTTAAGATAAACAtagtttctttttattttttattagatcAAGATAATTATGGATTAAGTTCACTTAGTTTCAAGATAATATTTAGTTCTTTGAGCTAATAGTAGTTTCCTATTTTATATTaagtttctctttctttctataaagAAAGACATTCATTCATTGCATTCTATCCAATTTCATTATAGGTTGACCTCAATATTAGATTCCCCTTTGGATTAATCCTTCTCAAGGTTGCATAGAATTAATCATGGCTTCTTATCTTTATATGTGATAGGTATTTTCTTGTAGGTGATTCATGGGCTTGTGTAATTGAGCAAATAAATCCAACAACATAATTATCTATTTAACATATAGCTCAATTCATTTTTTAATTGCACAACTATTCATGTTGGCATACCAACTCATTAATTATCATTCAACTTCAAAATTTAGATTTaaaagcatcatcaactattctaaCATGCACTTTTAACCATCATTCAACCAAATATGCAAATTTAAATGTCCAAaacattataatataaatattatcatAATGTTCTTTCATGATGAATACAACATCAGTTCAAATAGCAGGTCTAGCATAAGGGTGGGCCATGTAGGTGTCCTTAATTCTGTTTGGTCGAGTATTGAGGTCATTGTGATGAAACTATCTACCCTCTCTCTAGGATCTAGTCCATTTTAAGATTTAGTTATTTTTTATGATTTCCTAGTTCCCCCCATTGTTGGGTGCACCAATGCGAATGCCTTATCTTATGCCATTGGTGATAACGCTTGATAATGATTCTTTCATTTACGAAGTTGGCAATTTTACCCAATGAGAGTGTTTGTTtgtatgtcatttatttttgtGCACAATAAGGGATTTATACTTATCCATCATGACATTGCTTGCATGATGTTTATGTTGCGTGTGTTTCATGTATAGCGTGTGTGTGTAAGTTTTATCCCAATGTATTTGGTGTAATTATGCTTGTGTCTTGTGTGACAATTTATTAGCACAATGGGACTAAATCATTGATTCCACGCAGTTGGATGGCAACAAAAACCACCAATTGGAGATCAAAGGATCATATATGAAGTTAAAGATGGTATCTTGATGGTAAAGGTTTcatcatttttattcttttgttcATATGATGTAATTGATTATTAAGGACAATTGAGTCCTCAttgtatattattattaaaattattgcaCCTCCCATTTTTGGGTGGATATTAATGTTTTATGTTATCTTACTTCTTTTATACTTTGAAAGGTAAGGTTTCCATAGTCATTTTGATTTATTCCAtacattattttaaatttaattcccTCTACTAGATATTGATATTTTATCTTATTAGTAACCAGAGGAAAAGATTGCCATTAGGCCTATACTATATATACATGAGATGAGTGAGGCCATTAATAATATGTTGGGCTATTTGGGAAGGAAAATaagcttaattttttttttaaatctcttagcAAGAAAGTAGTGAAAGTATCTTATAATCAACATATAAAAAGTAGAAGGAAGTGGACAATTATATAAATCAATTGAAGAGTCTGAAAGAAGATGACTACCTACAATTAATGGTAAGATAACTAGAGGCATTTATGAATACAGGACCAATTCTTAGAGAATAATAAGAGGGAAGGGTTATTAGGTACAATAATAGGTtttgtcaaaatttatttaaaaaaaaatgttttgttaCTAAGTGTTGTAAATCCATTTTATATCATCTCATGTGGAAATAATTTTGTCTAGAAGTTTATTCATTCTTGATGAACTTTGTTTGGACAAGATGAATGATAAGAGAAAATAAATATCATAAACAAAGTGCAAGTTCTTTGGTAGTAATGTTGTGAGAAACATTCAACAATGTGAATTGGATACTAGTTATAGATGCCTTTTTATGtatgaataattattttatttgttaatgaTGTTGCCCGGAGATAAATAAATTTATGCTTCCAaataaagttgaaaaatatcataaCCAACAATGTCCCATGAAGATTTATAAAATTTATAGGAGAAGGTATCACAACCTAGAAGTTTTTCATTGACTATAGTGAAAATAATTTCCTAAAGATATCTTGGGTAGGGAGTTTATCACACATGGCCTAAGCTATGAAGTGGAAAATCAACAAAAGACAATGGTTATGCAGTGTTGAATGATATGGTTTTCTTAGGAGAAGCATTTTGTACCTTAAAGGCTTATTGATAATGATGGAAAAAGGTTTAGAGAATATCATGAAGCTCAAGAAGTTGGTCTTCTATTATGCTCTTGATTTGTTTGAAACTTGGCAAAAATCCTATATTGGAAGAGTTATTTGGAAATTATTTTCTAACCTTAAGTTGAAGGTAGTATTTATTTGGGCCAaccaatatattttattattaattgctTCCTTTTGTTTCCTAAGATCAACCATTTTTAATCAGGGAGTATGAAAAATGTTTCCCCATTCTAGCTTGGTAGAGGTATAATATAGCTCTAAGGTGGCAGTTTCATATGACTTCTAGTATGTGTCATCCGACACTAATACATTCATAAAAAGTGAGAAGTATTCTTTATGTTGTCATTACACCATTGAGACTATAACTACCTCATGGTGAGAAAATGACCCAATTTTCCATTTACACTATATCTGCATAAGATATGGTTAATGATTGAAGAATAAATAGTTGAGACAAATAGTTGAGAATAAAGTATTCTCTTCTAGATTTTTTGTCcctttttttcaataatttttccCTAATCCTATAGTAACAAATCTAGAGCACTATTATGACTTCATacataaattttaatgcatatggTCAATAGTTTCTATACTCAAATTAGCCCATTTTAATAGGTGAATTATATGCTAATTCCTTCTATTAGATGATCCTTTCACTCATACTCTTCTTCATAATCTTTTTTGTTACTTATGTGGCCATATGGAGTCATTCAAACATGTATCTTATAGTTTTTCCCAGAGCTCAAGATAATTTTAATAGGATGTATGAATTTTTAAAGATACTTTTATATGAGATAGTGGTACAAAACCTTTTGATTGTATTTTTTTATCATCTTCCAAACTCTTTAACACCTTTAGACTAGGGTGCTCAGCACCCATGTCATGCATAGTCTACTCTAGATTTTAGATCTAGGTTCCTCTCTGTGtcttaattttagatttgttttaTTGTTCACATTTTCCATTTTGTATCTATTATTTACTATTAAAAATGAGAACTTTGTCAACATTAACCTATTTCATCTACATACacttcaatattttatttcttttacaaCACAATAATTGAAAAAAAGTGTGTAGCTCTCCTTTAAGGATTGTAGTTCAGCTTATTCATGTTCCAATGTTGTGAAAAGGATTGAGCTCATTAGTTTATATTGATTGGCCTAACGATCTATTT contains:
- the LOC131067315 gene encoding antimicrobial peptide 1, with the translated sequence MKNTSALKYLGILLVCLLFVRPSVGSYFSVWAGSGCSNQAATYSNCGCTNVASDLHGGYQFVYQGQTAAAYNAANCDGVAHTRFTSSVSGCTAFGWNSFFIQC